Below is a genomic region from Leucobacter exalbidus.
TCGATGAGTTGGCCGGCCATGTTTACCAGGCGTGCGATCTCATTCTCGTCGCGGTCGATCCAGCGAAACTCGGGGTCACCGACGGGCACAAAGTTCTCGTGACGCTCCCACACCATCAGCGTGCGCTCGGCGCCGAGTACGTACTGCTGCCACCACACCTGGCGCAGGTAGTGGCGAGGAATGGTACGCCATACCTTGTTTGTGGTCTTGATCTCAGCGAGCTCAATCACGCCGCTCTCGCGCTGCACCACGCCGTCAGGAGTGGCAAGATGACGCAGATCTGTCTCTGCGTGGAAGAGAGCCTGGCTCGGTAGGATTCCGTAGCCCTGCTGCACCCATGCCGCAATCTCGGGCTCGCGGGCCCGCCCGTGATCGGTGAACGCGTTACCCGAGAAGCTGCTGCCATATAGCTTGGCTTGCGCGGCCGTTTCAATGGACCTGGGCGTGGAGAGCTTTGCGACGTCGGTCGCGGTGATTCCCCGGGAACGTGCGCGCATCCACGCGTCGTGATCGGTGCCATCTGTGACGATGCGGTGGGTGAGAGCGGGCGCGGGAGAAAACACTCCTCTAGTCTCCCACGTCTGCCTCACACAAACATTTGCACAACGTATGGTGGCTATTTCTAAAAAACACACAAGGTCGCACGTTGGAGTGTGTGCAGTAGTTCAGGGGTTGTTCAGTCGGCGGGTGGAGTCTAGGGGGATGAATTCCAACACACTGACACGACTTGACGGGGGAAAAGTTCGAGCGTTGGTGGTAGATGACGAAGAGTCGATTACCCAACTCGTCTCGATGGCACTCCGCTACGAAGGCTGGGACGTGCAGACCGCATCGACCGGCCAAGAAGCACTCGAAAAAATGCGCACCTTTGCGCCCGATGTCGCAGTCCTCGACATTATGCTCCCTGATTACGACGGCATGCAGTTGCTGTCACGCATTCGCTCTGATGGCGACATGTGCCCAGTACTCTTCTTGACCGCGCTTGACTCAATCGAAGACCGCGTGAACGGTCTCACAGCTGGCGGTGACGACTATGTCGTGAAGCCGTTCAGCCTCGAAGAGTTGATCGCGCGGTTGCGTGGGCTGGTGCGCCGCTCGCAGGTGACGCTCGCTGAACGACCTGACCCGGTACTGCGGGTCGGCGACCTGACGCTGAATGAAGACAGCTATGACGTGATGCGTGGGGGCGCATCCGTTGTGGTCACGAACACTGAATTTGAACTGCTGCGTTACCTGATGCGCAACCCGGGCCGAGTGCTGTCAAAGGCGCAGATTCTCGACCGCGTGTGGGCCTACGACTTCACGGGTAAGTCAACCGTGGTTGAGCTGTACATCTCGTACCTGCGCAAAAAGATTGACGCTGGCCGTGAGCCGATGTTGCACACCGTGCGCGGCGCAGGCTACATGTTGAAGCCCGTGGTGTAACTTTCTCAAAAACCGTGGTAGGGTTGTCTCTGGCCATAGACCGCCGGTAAGAATCGCAAGATTCTCATAACGTTCACGCAAGTGAAGACCAGCGCAGGTGCGAGACCTCCTTGAGTGAGGGATGCAAATCCCAAGCAGAGTGAAGCTCCGTGCGTGCGCGCCGGAGCTTTTTTGTATTTTACGGGGTAACCCGCGCAGAATCGCTTCGAGCGGCACGGCCCCCATACGGCAATCGCCGTCTGGGCTACGACAAGCTAGGGAGCGCCATGGCTACAAAGGACGCTACGGTTTCCGATCTTCAGCGCAAGTTTGAAGAGTCGAACGCCGTTCTGCTGACTGAGTACCGCGGTCTCACTGTTGCACAGTTGCGGACTCTCCGTAACAGCATCCGTGAGCACGCGACGTACGCCGTGGCGAAGAACACGCTAACCAAGATTGCGGCAAACAACGCCGGAATCACCGCATTCGATGACGAGCTCGCCGGTCCTTCGGCTCTCGCCTTCGTTCACGGTGACACCGTTGCTGTCGCAAAGGCTATGCGTGACTTCGCCAAGGCAAACCCTCTTCTGGTAGTAAAGGCGGGCTATTTCGATGGCAACGCTCTTACCGCCGCTGAGGTAGGCAAGCTTGCCGATCTCGAGAGCCGCGAGGTGCTGTTGGCTAAGGCCGCTGGCGTCATGCAGGCCGCTCTGGTCGGTGCAGCACAGCTGTTCGCCGCCCTGCCCGCTAAGGCCGCTCGCGGCTTCGGCGCGCTGCAGGAGAAGCAGGACGCGTAAAGACTCGGCTCTTGCCGATCGGTACACAAAAACCCGCCCGTGATGCGCAAGTATCCGGGTAACAATCAAGGAGAAATACAATGGCTAAGCTTTCGACTGAAGAGCTTCTCGCACAGTTCAAGGAGCTCACCCTCATCGAGCTCTCAGAGTTCGTAAAGGCCTTCGAGGAGACCTTCGACGTATCGGCTGCTGCTCCCGTTGCTGTTGCAGCTGCTGCTGCTCCGGCTGCTGAGGCTGCTGAAGAAAAGACCGAGTTCGACGTGATCCTCGACACCGTTGGTGACAAGAAGATCCAGGTCATCAAGGTTGTTCGCGAGATCACCGGCCTGGGCCTGGGCGAGGCTAAGGCTCTCGTTGAGGCTGCACCCAAGAACGTGCTCGAGGGCGCGAACAAGGATGCTGCTGAGGACGCAAAGAAGAAGCTCGAAGAGGCTGGCGCTGGCGTAAAGCTCGGCTAAGTTTTTTCGCTTCTGCGAATTTCGGGGCGGGGTCACCTTCGGGTGGCCTCGCCCTTTCGCGTTCCCAGAAACTTGCGCGCGCATCACACAGCGACGTGAGATGCGGCTACCCTAAGAAAGTATGTCGGCCGCGGTGATCCGGCACTCACAAGGCACCTGGGATCGCGGCTGCTGAAAGGATTACTGTGGCTCTCATCTCCCTGGTACTCAGACACGCAAAACGGTACTGGGTGTTCATTTTGCTGGTGTTCGTGCTGCAGCTCGCCGCGACCATCGCCGCGCTGCTGCTGCCCAGCCTGAACGCACAGATCATCGATGACGGTATTGCCCAGGGCGACACTGAGTTCATCTGGAAGACCGGCGGGGTGATGCTCGCGGTCTCGCTCGCGCAGGTGCTCGCGGCCGTGGCCGCCGTGTATTTCGGCGCTAGAGCCGCAATGGGCATTGGGCGCGACCTGCGCCGCGAGGTCTACCGCAAGGTTGATTCGCTCTCGACGCTCGAGGCCACCAAGTTTGGCGCGGGCACCCTGATCACGCGTGGCACCAACGATGTGCAGCAGGTGCAGATGCTCGTACTCATGACCTGCAACTTCATGGTCACCGCGCCGATCATGGCGATCGGCGGCATCATTATGGCCCTGCGTGAAGACGCCGGCCTCTCGTGGCTCGTGTGGGCATCGGTGGCGATGCTCGCCGTCATCGTGAGCTTTCTGGTGTGGCTGCTGCTGCCCCTGTTCCGTAAGATGCAAGATCGCGTTGACGACATTAATGGCGTGCTGCGCGAACAGATTATGGGCATCAGGGTGGTACGCGCGTTTGTGCGCGAGCATTTCGAGCAGGATCGCTACGAGGTCGCCAACCGCGGCATCACCGAAGTGTCGGTGAAGGTGGGCAACATCTTTGTGCTCATGTTTCCCGTCATCATGATGGTGCTGCACATGGCCACCGCCGCCGTGCTGTGGTTCGGCGGGCACCGAGTCGACTCGGGCCAGATGGACGTTGGCTCACTGACCGCGTTCCTGCAGTACCTGCTGCAGATCCTCATGGCCGTCATGATGGGTGTGTTCATGACCATGATGATTCCGCGCGCCGTCGTGTGCTCGGAACGTATTCGCGAGCTGCTCGATACCCGCTCCACCCTGCAGTTCACCGATGAGGCCACGCTGCCGACTCCGGCGCACGGTCGCGTGGAATTCTCGGGTGTCACCTTCGGATTCCCCGGCGCCGAAGAGCCTGTGGTGCGCGACATCAACTTTGTGGCCGAGCCCGGGCAGACCACCGCCATTATTGGTTCCACCGGCGCTGGGAAGACCGTGCTGCTGAACCTGCTGCTGCGCCTCTATGATGCGCAGTCGGGGGCGATCACCATCGACGGTGCCCCCGTTCATGAGCTCACGCGCGCGCAGCTGGCCGGTTCGGTCAGGCTCGTGCCACAGCGGCCCTACCTTTTCTCGGGCACGATTGCGTCGAACCTCAGGTTCGGTCGCGAGCGCGCAACTGACGCAGAGCTGTGGGAAGCGCTACGGGTGGCCCAGGGCGACGACTTCGTGCGCGACAAAGAGCTGGGGCTCGAAGAGCCCGTCTCCCAGGGCGGCACGAGCGTCTCTGGCGGCCAGCGGCAGCGACTCTCCATCGCGCGGGCGCTCGTCGCAAAACCCCGCGTGTATCTGTTCGATGATTCGTTCTCGGCGCTCGATGTGGCGACCGACGCGCGATTGCGCGCAGCGCTCCCCGAAGCCACCGCAGGCGCGACCGTGATCGTCGTCGCGCAGCGCGTATCTACGATCGTTGACGCCGATCAAATTTTGGTGATTGAAGCTGGCGAGATCGTGGGCCGTGGCACCCACCGCGAACTACTCGAATCGAACGAGGTGTATCGAGAAATCGTGCACTCCCAGATGTCTGAGGCGGAGGCAGCGTAATGGCAACACCAGACACCGCAGACATTGAACTGCCCGATGACTACGAACCAGACAACAATGACTGGGGCGGCCAGCCCACCAAAAAGGCCAAGCACTTTTGGCCCTCTGCGAAACGACTCATGGGGCTGATCGCACCCGAAAAATGGTTGTTCTCGTTTGTTGTGCTGCTCGTGGTGGGGTCGGTGGCGCTCACCGTGATTGCTCCGAAGCTGCTCGGCCAAGCGATGGATGTCATTTTCAATGGCATCTTGGGCAAGCAGCTGCCCGCGGGGGTGCCCATCGAGGCGCTGATCGAGGGGGCGCGGGCCGAGGGCAATAGTCAGTATGCTGACATGCTCGCCGGCGCCAATGTGGTGCCAGGCGAAGGCATCGACTTCGGTCACCTGTCGCGACTCATTCTGGCGGTGCTGGCCCTGTACCTGGTGGCCTCAGCGCTGATGTGGTGGCAGGGCTACGTGCTCAACCAGCTCGTCATGCGGGTGGTCTACAACCTGCGCCGCGATATCGAAGAGAAAATCAATCGCCTGCCGCTGGGCTACTTCGATAGCCGCCAGCGAGGCGATGTGCTGTCGCGCGTCACCAACGATGTCGACAACATTCAGCAGGCGCTGCAGCAGGCCTTCTCGCAACTGGTGCAGTCGCTGCTCACGGTCATCGGTATCACCGCGATGATGTTCTTGGTGTCGTGGCAGCTCGCGCTCATCGCGCTGATTGCGCTACCGCTGTCGGGCATCATCGCCGGAGTGGTGGGCGTGCGCGCGCAAAAGCTGTTCGTGGCGCAGTGGAAGAACACGGGCGATCTGAATGGGCACATCGAAGAGTCGTTCACCGGGCACGAACTGGTGCGCATCTTTAACCGTGACGTTGAGATGACGGCCGAGTTCGATCGTCGCAACGAGGGCCTGTTCGAGGCCTCATATAAGGCGCAGGCGCTGTCAGGCACCATCATGCCGGCGATGCAGTTCGTGCAGTACCTCAGCTACGTGCTGATCGCGGTGGTGGGTGCGCTGCGCGTGACTGCGGGCCAGATGACCCTCGGTGACGTCACTGCGTTCATCCAGTACTCCCGCGAATTCTCGCAACCCGTGGGCGAGATGGCGGGCATGGCGAACATGCTGCAATCGGGTGTGGCCTCGGCTGAGCGCACGTTCGAATTGCTCGATGCCGATGAACAAGATCCGGATCAAGCCAACGAGCACCTGCCCGAGCGAGCCGACGGCCACGTCGTGTTCGAGGGCGTCTCGTTCAGTTATGACCCGGCGCAGCCGCTCATCTCAGACCTGTCATTGGAAGCGCGCCCCGGGCACACCGTCGCCATTGTGGGGCCGACCGGGGCGGGCAAGACCACGCTCGTGAACCTGGTGATGCGGTTCTACGAGCTTGATGCGGGCCGCATCTTGCTCGATGACGTTGATATCACGCAGCTCAGCCGAGCCGAACTGCGCGGTCACGTGGGGATGGTGTTGCAGGATGCGTGGCTGTTCGAAGGCACGATCCGCGAGAACATTCGCTACGGACGGCTCGACGCGAGCGACGAAGAGGTGGTGGCGGCCGCGCAGGCCACCATGGTTGATCGTTTCGTGCGCCAGCTGCCCGAGGGCTACGACACCGTGATCACCGAGAACGCTTCGGCAATGTCTGCGGGTGAACGTCAGCTCCTCACCATCGCACGCGCATTTATTGCGAACCCATCGCTGCTGATCCTCGACGAAGCCACCTCCTCGGTTGACACCCGCACCGAGGTGCTGGTGCAGCAGGCAATGCAGGCGCTGCGCGCCGATCGCACCTCGTTTGTGATTGCGCACCGGCTCTCGACGATTCGTGATGCCGACACCATCTTGATGATGGAGGCGGGGCGCATCGTCGAGCAGGGGTCGCACGATGCACTGATTGCGCGCCGCGGCCCCTACTATGAGCTGTACCAGGCACAGTTCGCGGCTGGTCAAGAAGAGGAGCCCACCGCATGAGCGCAACGCACCGCTGTTTCGATGTGACCGCGATATGACTTCGGGTCAGCGAGTGCAACACCCGCTGGGTGTGGGTGATCTTGAGCCTGCTCCGGTGGATCTGCGCGAGAACGATTCGCGCAGCGCGCGCATCAAATGGTTGCTGGTGGGGCTCGTGAGTTTGGGCATCGCCCTATGGGTGCTGAACCAGAGCTTTGCCGCCGACCTTGCGGCAAGCCAGGTTCGGCGCACATTTGGGGCGGGATTCTTCGCCATCCTGGCGCTATTCGCGCTGGGGCTCAGTGCACGGCCGCAGCGCGACACCAAGTTTCAGTTGTTGAATGCGACCGTGTTGACCCGGGCCGACCGGCCTACCGCAGACTCATGGGTGCACTTTGCGCAGACGCGGGCCGCCAGTGTCCCGATGCTACTGGGCTTCGTGCTTGCCACGCTGGGCTGCCTGGGCATGGCAACGTTCGCGGGTCTCCAAGCATTCGGCGCGATCCCACTGGTGAACCCAGATGTGAGCTCAGCCGGGCCCGCCCTCGCGATGATCGCCATGGGGGCGTTCGGGGTGGCGCTGGGCTGGGTGACCTCGCTGATGATTCGCCGGCACAAACGCGCGGGCAGCGTCGGGGCGCGGCCCAGTGGTGTGGGCCTCGGTGAAACCTGCGTTACCGTGCGGGTGCCGGGGCGAGACGTTGAAATTCCCTGGCGTCAGATCAGCAGCGCGCATCTCATCGCAGCGGGCCTCGCGATGAATGGGCAGTCGATGCCCCCGATGATCAAACTGAATCTGGCCAAGGGTCCGGTCGCTGAGCGCGCGCAAATGCTGGCGCTTGACGGATATCGGGTGCCGGGCAGCGCGCTCTACACCGCGTTGCGCTGGTATCTTGCCCGGCCCGAGTCGCGGTGGGAACTGGGGCGCATCGAGGGGGAGCGGCGGCTCGAAGGCTGGCGACAGCAGGCGCTTGACCGCGAAGCCGCGGTGTAGCTGCCGGGGCGCAGTACGCCCCTGAGCATCACGGTCGTTTGGCTTTGGTGATGCGGTCGCCTACGCTGATCACAGTATGCATCAGTCGTGGTGTATTGGCGTGATCACGAGCGCAAGCAGGCGGCAGTAGAAAGAGAACTCAATGAGGGTGGGGCGCGCATTTGCGGCGTGCAGCGCGGTGATGCTCGCGCTGCTGCTTAGTATGCAGGGAACGGCATATGCGGTTTCCGAGAGCGAAGACGCGCCAGTAACGGTGACGCCAGAGGCAACAGAGGCAACAGAGGCAACAGAGGCAACAGTGCCGACAGCCACCCCTGAGCCCGACCTGCCCAGCGTCACCGGTTCGGGTCTCGGCGACGCCGTCATCGCCGCGGTCGAAGCCGGGGTGGCAAGCGAGGCAGAACTCGCTGCAGCGGTGAGTGTCGCGCCCCAGACTTCGGGCGGCGGATTCACCTACGACGGTGAGGGCCGCCTGCTGGTGACCGTGCTGATCGACCCGGCGGCTGGTGACCCGGCAACGCTCATCAGGCCGCACGCCGTGCTCGAGGCGGCACTCGATCCGATCCCCGGCGCGATGGCATGGGTCGCCCCGGCGCACCTTGACGAGCTCGCAGCGACCGCTGGGGTGACCAGCGTGATCCCCGCGCTCGCCCCAATTCACGCGAGCGGCCACAGATCACGCCCGGCACGCCCGCTGACTGCGACGCCTGACGCGCCGGCTCCTGAAGCGCTGGCTCCTGAAGTACCGACGTCTGACGCGCCGACGGCGGCATCGACCACATCGTGCGCGCCCGTGCCGATCGAGGCAGACGGCCCGCTCGACAGCGCTGAAGCCCGCGCCCGGTTCGGCGTTGACGGCACGGGCGTGACCATCGGGGTGATCTCTGACTCGTTCCACAGCACTGAGTACCCCACATCATGGGACGACGACGTTGCTGCAGGCGCACTGCCGGGCCCGGGCAATCCGTGCGGGCGCACGACCCCGGTCACCGTGGTCGCGCACACCCGCACCGCCACCGATGAAGGCCGGGCGATGGCGCAGCTCGTGCACGGCGTCGCCCCCGGAGCCACGCTGCTCTTTGCCGACTCGGGCAACACCGAATTCGAGATGGCCGACCACATTCGCAAGCTTGCTGAGGCCGGCGCAGACATCATCGTCGACGATATTACGTACCTGACCGAGGCGTACTACCAGCGGGGCTTCATCTCGCAGGCCATCGAGCAGGTGCAAGCCGATTACGGCGTGCTCTACCTCACCTCTGCGGGCAACTCGAACGGCGTCGGCGATCGGGGCGCCTCGACCGGGGTGCCCGTCTCCTCGTGGCAAACGGCCCACTACCGCGAGATGCCCTGCCCCGCCTGGGTGACGCAAGGGGCCACGGGCGCCGCGCTGCCTGCGGGCAGCGACTGCCTCGATTTTGATCCGGATCCTGCTGGGCAGCAGGCCTACGATGTGCTGCAGCTAAAGGGCCACAGTGGCACCGTCGATGTGCTGCCGGTCGCGTCGATCGGGGAGCCGGTCGGCGGGTTGACCACCTCGTATGAGCTGCACCTGTATGAGTCGTGCACTACCCAGCCCCGATTGATTCGGGCGATCCCGTCGCTCGGGGGAGAACTCGCGTCAGGGCAACTGTTGTACCCGGGCCTCGCCGGCGCAGCGACGCTTGACCTGGGCAGCGAGGTTTGCCTCGTGATAGTGCGCACCGCATTTGAGGCGGGCTCCCATCCCGCCGTGTTTCTTGAGTTCTTGCGCGGGGGCGACGCGATCGCCGAGCGCCAGTTCTTAGGCGACCGCCGCCCGGGTGACGCGGCCACCGATCGGGTGGGTGCCACCGTATTTGGCCACGCGGGGGATGGCTCGGCGCTTGGCGTCGCCGCGACCGACTGGCAAGATCCCGCATATATGGCCAGCTACAGCGCGGTGGGGCCGGGCACGCTGCTGTTCGATACGGTTGACGTCGATACCTTTGACGCGGCTCCGCGACTGCCCATGCCGCTGCAGGTATCTTCGCCGAGCATCACCGCGGTTGATGGGGTGCGCACCACGTTCTACGGTGAGAACGACGGGGAGGACTACCGGTTCTACGGTACTTCTGCGGCCGCGCCACTGGCCGCGGCCGTCGCCGCACTGGGGAAGGAATTCGCGCCGGGCCTCACCGGGCAGGAGCTGGGTGACGCACTCGCCTCGACCGCCCGCGGCACCGCAGCCGGGGGCCCAGAAAACCCGTATGCCGAGGCCGGGTTTGCCGATGAGTTCGTGTTGGGGGCGGGGCTGGTCAGTGCCACACGGCTCATCGAATCGTTTACTGATCCAGTGGAGGCGCCGACGGCGCCCACCGGGCTGCGGCTCGCAGCCGTCACAGATGCCTCACTCGCGTTTAGTTGGGGGCAGGTGGCACACGCCGCTGGGTTGACCGTCGAACTCTACGACGGCGAGATCGCCGAGGATAACCAGCTCGAGGCGGTCGGACTGGATGTCACCGCGACCTCATACCGGGCCGAGGGGCTCGACCCCAACCATGAATACAGCCTGTTGGTGACTGCGGTGGGGGAGACGGGCGACGCTGCCACGGCACAACTCGCGGTGTACACATTGGCGACGGCCCCGTCAGACCTCGCGGTTGATCACACGGGGGAGCGCGCACTATCGGTGAGCTGGCGCGAGGATTCAGCACCCGATCACTACCTCGTGCGCGTGGTGCCCGTGGTCGCGGGGGCAATCACCAATAGCGATGACGCACCTCCAGTACCCGAGGCCGAAGCAGCAGGGTGCATCGTGCCCGTGGAACTGGAGTCGGGTTCGACACGTTTCACGTGTAACGGACTCATCGCTGATACTCCGTACGCGATCACCGTCGAAGCGATCAACGATGCCGACCAGGCGTCGAGCGCCACCGTTCAGGCACGAACAACGAGCGCAACGCAGGCACCCCACTCCGGCGCGCACCCTGACGCACTGCCCAATGCCACGCCGGGGGAAACGCCGCTCGCGGTGAGCGGCGGCGCAAGTCTTACCCGGTGGTATCTCGGCGGGGCAGGGCTGCTTGTGCTCGGAGCGGGCGTGATCGTGTTCGCGCGGCGACGCGCACGCAAAAACACGCCCGACGAACCTGCTTCAGGCGACGCCACGAGCGCAAAACCGGGGTCGAATTCGCGCTAGCGAAATCTTCCGCTAAGCTAGAAGCGCCCCCCATGTGGCGGTATCTCGGTCAACTCCCCCAGGACGGAAACGTAGCAAGGGTCGCCGGGCTCTACCGGG
It encodes:
- the rplJ gene encoding 50S ribosomal protein L10; protein product: MATKDATVSDLQRKFEESNAVLLTEYRGLTVAQLRTLRNSIREHATYAVAKNTLTKIAANNAGITAFDDELAGPSALAFVHGDTVAVAKAMRDFAKANPLLVVKAGYFDGNALTAAEVGKLADLESREVLLAKAAGVMQAALVGAAQLFAALPAKAARGFGALQEKQDA
- a CDS encoding S8 family serine peptidase, which gives rise to MPTATPEPDLPSVTGSGLGDAVIAAVEAGVASEAELAAAVSVAPQTSGGGFTYDGEGRLLVTVLIDPAAGDPATLIRPHAVLEAALDPIPGAMAWVAPAHLDELAATAGVTSVIPALAPIHASGHRSRPARPLTATPDAPAPEALAPEVPTSDAPTAASTTSCAPVPIEADGPLDSAEARARFGVDGTGVTIGVISDSFHSTEYPTSWDDDVAAGALPGPGNPCGRTTPVTVVAHTRTATDEGRAMAQLVHGVAPGATLLFADSGNTEFEMADHIRKLAEAGADIIVDDITYLTEAYYQRGFISQAIEQVQADYGVLYLTSAGNSNGVGDRGASTGVPVSSWQTAHYREMPCPAWVTQGATGAALPAGSDCLDFDPDPAGQQAYDVLQLKGHSGTVDVLPVASIGEPVGGLTTSYELHLYESCTTQPRLIRAIPSLGGELASGQLLYPGLAGAATLDLGSEVCLVIVRTAFEAGSHPAVFLEFLRGGDAIAERQFLGDRRPGDAATDRVGATVFGHAGDGSALGVAATDWQDPAYMASYSAVGPGTLLFDTVDVDTFDAAPRLPMPLQVSSPSITAVDGVRTTFYGENDGEDYRFYGTSAAAPLAAAVAALGKEFAPGLTGQELGDALASTARGTAAGGPENPYAEAGFADEFVLGAGLVSATRLIESFTDPVEAPTAPTGLRLAAVTDASLAFSWGQVAHAAGLTVELYDGEIAEDNQLEAVGLDVTATSYRAEGLDPNHEYSLLVTAVGETGDAATAQLAVYTLATAPSDLAVDHTGERALSVSWREDSAPDHYLVRVVPVVAGAITNSDDAPPVPEAEAAGCIVPVELESGSTRFTCNGLIADTPYAITVEAINDADQASSATVQARTTSATQAPHSGAHPDALPNATPGETPLAVSGGASLTRWYLGGAGLLVLGAGVIVFARRRARKNTPDEPASGDATSAKPGSNSR
- a CDS encoding ABC transporter ATP-binding protein, which translates into the protein MATPDTADIELPDDYEPDNNDWGGQPTKKAKHFWPSAKRLMGLIAPEKWLFSFVVLLVVGSVALTVIAPKLLGQAMDVIFNGILGKQLPAGVPIEALIEGARAEGNSQYADMLAGANVVPGEGIDFGHLSRLILAVLALYLVASALMWWQGYVLNQLVMRVVYNLRRDIEEKINRLPLGYFDSRQRGDVLSRVTNDVDNIQQALQQAFSQLVQSLLTVIGITAMMFLVSWQLALIALIALPLSGIIAGVVGVRAQKLFVAQWKNTGDLNGHIEESFTGHELVRIFNRDVEMTAEFDRRNEGLFEASYKAQALSGTIMPAMQFVQYLSYVLIAVVGALRVTAGQMTLGDVTAFIQYSREFSQPVGEMAGMANMLQSGVASAERTFELLDADEQDPDQANEHLPERADGHVVFEGVSFSYDPAQPLISDLSLEARPGHTVAIVGPTGAGKTTLVNLVMRFYELDAGRILLDDVDITQLSRAELRGHVGMVLQDAWLFEGTIRENIRYGRLDASDEEVVAAAQATMVDRFVRQLPEGYDTVITENASAMSAGERQLLTIARAFIANPSLLILDEATSSVDTRTEVLVQQAMQALRADRTSFVIAHRLSTIRDADTILMMEAGRIVEQGSHDALIARRGPYYELYQAQFAAGQEEEPTA
- a CDS encoding YqaJ viral recombinase family protein encodes the protein MFSPAPALTHRIVTDGTDHDAWMRARSRGITATDVAKLSTPRSIETAAQAKLYGSSFSGNAFTDHGRAREPEIAAWVQQGYGILPSQALFHAETDLRHLATPDGVVQRESGVIELAEIKTTNKVWRTIPRHYLRQVWWQQYVLGAERTLMVWERHENFVPVGDPEFRWIDRDENEIARLVNMAGQLIDLLIDRTS
- a CDS encoding ABC transporter ATP-binding protein: MALISLVLRHAKRYWVFILLVFVLQLAATIAALLLPSLNAQIIDDGIAQGDTEFIWKTGGVMLAVSLAQVLAAVAAVYFGARAAMGIGRDLRREVYRKVDSLSTLEATKFGAGTLITRGTNDVQQVQMLVLMTCNFMVTAPIMAIGGIIMALREDAGLSWLVWASVAMLAVIVSFLVWLLLPLFRKMQDRVDDINGVLREQIMGIRVVRAFVREHFEQDRYEVANRGITEVSVKVGNIFVLMFPVIMMVLHMATAAVLWFGGHRVDSGQMDVGSLTAFLQYLLQILMAVMMGVFMTMMIPRAVVCSERIRELLDTRSTLQFTDEATLPTPAHGRVEFSGVTFGFPGAEEPVVRDINFVAEPGQTTAIIGSTGAGKTVLLNLLLRLYDAQSGAITIDGAPVHELTRAQLAGSVRLVPQRPYLFSGTIASNLRFGRERATDAELWEALRVAQGDDFVRDKELGLEEPVSQGGTSVSGGQRQRLSIARALVAKPRVYLFDDSFSALDVATDARLRAALPEATAGATVIVVAQRVSTIVDADQILVIEAGEIVGRGTHRELLESNEVYREIVHSQMSEAEAA
- a CDS encoding response regulator transcription factor; the encoded protein is MNSNTLTRLDGGKVRALVVDDEESITQLVSMALRYEGWDVQTASTGQEALEKMRTFAPDVAVLDIMLPDYDGMQLLSRIRSDGDMCPVLFLTALDSIEDRVNGLTAGGDDYVVKPFSLEELIARLRGLVRRSQVTLAERPDPVLRVGDLTLNEDSYDVMRGGASVVVTNTEFELLRYLMRNPGRVLSKAQILDRVWAYDFTGKSTVVELYISYLRKKIDAGREPMLHTVRGAGYMLKPVV
- the rplL gene encoding 50S ribosomal protein L7/L12, whose translation is MAKLSTEELLAQFKELTLIELSEFVKAFEETFDVSAAAPVAVAAAAAPAAEAAEEKTEFDVILDTVGDKKIQVIKVVREITGLGLGEAKALVEAAPKNVLEGANKDAAEDAKKKLEEAGAGVKLG